Genomic DNA from Niallia circulans:
TTTTTTGAAGGCATGTTCTTCTTCTTCGTCTACTTTAAAAATAGTATCTGCCAAACGTGGGTCTTGTCTAAATGCTTCTATATATTTATCTGTCTGTTCAACTGTTCCAGAAACCGTTCCATTAATTCCTTCAGAAGATACAAGAATACGCCCTAACAAACCTAGCTCCTTACAAAACGCTAAATGTTCACTAGTGAATTCTTCTGGATTCTCAATAGTTACATATTTATAGTAAAGAAGTACTCTATATGGTTTTTCACTCATTATTTCAACATCCTGTTCTATCAAATTTTTTTACATTTATATTTAACTATACAACAAAAGCGGAAACAGTAAAAACTCATTGCTCACTTGCTATATTCTATAAGAAATTTTAAACAAACAAAAGGAGACTCCAATATATGAAATCCCCCCTTGCTTATGTGTACATATATTATAGTAAATTTCGACTAAAATAGGAAGGACTACTTTTTTCCATGGACGAATATTGTCGAATTTCCCTCTTCTAAATGGATCGAACTATCCTTTAATGGATGATCAGAAAACTTTTTCAGCTTTGTGAATAAGTAACAGCCGGCTATAACAACAATGCTGCCTAAAGCCTGCATCCAGCTCATTTTTTCATTAAGAAATACAAATGCCAAAATCGCCGTAAATATCGGGTTGAAGTTAAGGAATAAACCTGCTTCGGTAGCACCGAGTTTTTGAACTCCAATATTCCAAAGCACCATACAAATGACAGTTGAAACAACACCAGTATAGATGATAGATATTATAAAGGAAGCATTTATGTTCGTAATCGTGAAATCAACAGCATTAAACGGTAACAGCAGAATAACACCAATTGCCCCAGATGCAAATGTTGCCATTAGCGGCGATGTTTTTCTCATTGCCCATCTGCTGCACACAGAGTAAATGCCCCAGATGCAAACAGCGCCAATCATGTATAAATCACCTTTATTAAAATGCAGTTCCAGTAACAAACCAAGCCTTCCTTCTGTTAATACGAGCACAACTCCAAAAAGGGACAGAACCATGGAACCGACCTGCCAGCGATTAATTTTTTCCTTTAAAAAAAGAAAGGAAAACAAAGCAATTGAAATGGTATTTAATGTGGAGATTAAGCCAACATTGCTGGCTGATGTGTACTCAAGTGCATGAAATTGCAGCAGATTAAAAGCAGCTACCCCTGTTATTCCCATTAAGATTAAAGGCAGTAATGCTTCCTTTGGAGGAATAAGTCGTTTCTCTTGTCTCCAAATGATTGGCATTAAACATATAACAGCAAGCACCCATCTCAAGCTTGTCAGCGTGCCTGGCGATGCATGACCAACAAGTGATTTACCTAAAACAAAATTCCCCCCAAATAAAAAACTCGTAATCAGCAGAAAAACATACGGCATACTAACAGCTCCTTCGCACAAGCAACATGCGTTATTCTTGTTAATATCGTATCACCGCGTCTTCCTTAACGGTATAAAATTTTGTATAATACAGTAAATACAAAACTTTATTAATTATTATAAATATTATCGTAATTATATTCATTTCCAGCTACTTTCCGAGGGAGTATACGGAATAAAAGAAAGGTGGGTAAACTCAATGGAAACCATTGTTAATAAGGTACTTGATGGAATTGACTTAAATCTATTGGACTTATTACAAAAAAACGCACAGCTTTCTAATGCAGAACTGGCTAAGCTCGTTAACCTGTCTCCTCCTGCCACACATGCCCGCATTAAGCGCTTGGAAAAAGAGGGGTTTATTGACAAGCAGGTTGCCATCCTTAACCATAACAAGCTAGGCTTTGATTTACTGTGCTATATTTCTATTTCGACTAATATTCATCAGGAAGAGGCGATCGCAGAGCTTGAAGGTGTTTTAAGCAGGATGGAGGAAATTTTGGAATGTCACTGTTTGACAGGCGAATACGATTACCTTTTAAAGGTTGCCAATAAAGACACAAGAGGATTAGAAAGCTTTATTAAAAAACTGAACAAGCTTGGTATCTCAAAAATCAATACTAGCCTCGCACTTAGAGAAATCAAATCTTCAACGGTATTGCCTATCAAGTAATTTAATTGGTACACTATGAGCCTTTAGTTTTTTAGCAAAGCAAAGAGACCTCCTTTTTCCAGAGGTCTCTTTGCTTTTATTAAAAGGGATCACCAACAGCCTTTGCCGTAAAATGAAGTGCACAACCATATTTTGATTGTTTAAAAACATTTTCAAGATGTTTTAACACTTCATGTGAAGAAAGCAATGTTTTCACAATGACAATTGCTTTTATTCTGCTAGTTTGCGCCACAGTTGTTGACACATAATTGTCTTCATATTCCGTAAAAAAATCTCTTACAAATCTGATTTGACCACAATAAAACTCAAAAGTAAATTCGTTCATTCTATTAGGCTGATTTCTCCGAATCACCAGAGCCAAAATTATTTTCAGCAGCAGCTTTGTTTGCTGCCATTACAAACGGAATATAGATGAGTGTCGAAACGGCTAAGCAGACAAAGCCAACAACTAATGCGAGCCAGTTTCCGCCAGTTCCTAGGAACGCAATCAGCGGTCCAGGTGTTGTCCACGGCACTGAATAGGCGATAGGCGGAATCAATCCTGTAACAATAGCAGCATAGCCGATAATAATGTTGATAGCAGGAACCAATATAAACGGCAGAATTAAGATTGGATTAAGCACGACTGGTAAACCGAAAATAACTGGTTCATTGATATTGAATAGACCTGGAGCTATGGAAAGCTTGCCTATATCTCGGTAATCCTTTCGCTTAGCAACAATAAATATCGCAATTAATAAACCTAAGGTCATGCCAGATCCACCATAGTTTGCAAAGGCATCATTGATTGCCCATGTCACAGGATATGGCGCTCCCCATGCAGAACCATGCTCTGCCACATAGTTCAAGTTCTCTAGACCTGCTTCAGCAAACATAGCCTCACGAATGGCAGCAATTGTATTAGGACCATGAATACCGAATACCCATAACAGGTTAGAAACGATTGCCAAGATGACAAGTGAAAAGATATTAGTGCCCAAATGCTTTAACGGTGTTTGAATGACAGCATAAATAAATTCATGCAAGCCTTTTGGATAAAAAGCATTAATGATTGCGTTTCCAATTGCGAACGCCACCGTAATAATGATGATCGGAATCAGCACCTTAAATGACCGTGCAACAGCAGGCGGGACCGATGCCGGCATATTTATCTGCAATTTCTTCGACTTGGAAAGCACACTGAAAAATTCACCAACAAGCAAACCTACAATTATAGCTACGAAAAGCCCTTGTGCGCCAACCCATTGCGTTGTAAGGAAGCTTGTGCCTTCAACCGCAGTGTATGGCGGATAAATAATAAAGAAGGTGGACAAAGCCGTCAAACCGCTCAGCAGTTCATCTGATTTAAGTGAGATGGCCATATTTCTTGCTACGAGAAAGACGATGAACATGGACAAAATGTTCGTTGATCCGTTTAATACAGGCGAAAAAACGGATTGCAGGTCAGCTAAGCCTGGAAACAGCTTATGAAGAAATAATATCTTGGCGATAAAACCGTCTGGCGCCAAAACAGCAAAATTGAGCAAAACGATAAGTGAACCAGCAAGGGTAATCGGAAAAGATAAAATAAATGCATCCCGAATTGCTACAATATGCCGCTGTGAGTTCAATTTAGACGCAACAGGCACCAAAGCCTTCTCAGCAAACTTTTCAAAATTGGCCATAAAACCCATATGTTACTCCCCCTATTAAATTATAATTCTGCACCCTTTAGATGTAGAATCTGTTTGACAGGCAGATGGATGTTTTTTCATGCTGTACAGGAGGTCTTGCCTGACTTATTTTTCTTTATTTATA
This window encodes:
- a CDS encoding DMT family transporter, whose amino-acid sequence is MPYVFLLITSFLFGGNFVLGKSLVGHASPGTLTSLRWVLAVICLMPIIWRQEKRLIPPKEALLPLILMGITGVAAFNLLQFHALEYTSASNVGLISTLNTISIALFSFLFLKEKINRWQVGSMVLSLFGVVLVLTEGRLGLLLELHFNKGDLYMIGAVCIWGIYSVCSRWAMRKTSPLMATFASGAIGVILLLPFNAVDFTITNINASFIISIIYTGVVSTVICMVLWNIGVQKLGATEAGLFLNFNPIFTAILAFVFLNEKMSWMQALGSIVVIAGCYLFTKLKKFSDHPLKDSSIHLEEGNSTIFVHGKK
- a CDS encoding Lrp/AsnC family transcriptional regulator, whose product is METIVNKVLDGIDLNLLDLLQKNAQLSNAELAKLVNLSPPATHARIKRLEKEGFIDKQVAILNHNKLGFDLLCYISISTNIHQEEAIAELEGVLSRMEEILECHCLTGEYDYLLKVANKDTRGLESFIKKLNKLGISKINTSLALREIKSSTVLPIK
- a CDS encoding PTS sugar transporter subunit IIC, translated to MGFMANFEKFAEKALVPVASKLNSQRHIVAIRDAFILSFPITLAGSLIVLLNFAVLAPDGFIAKILFLHKLFPGLADLQSVFSPVLNGSTNILSMFIVFLVARNMAISLKSDELLSGLTALSTFFIIYPPYTAVEGTSFLTTQWVGAQGLFVAIIVGLLVGEFFSVLSKSKKLQINMPASVPPAVARSFKVLIPIIIITVAFAIGNAIINAFYPKGLHEFIYAVIQTPLKHLGTNIFSLVILAIVSNLLWVFGIHGPNTIAAIREAMFAEAGLENLNYVAEHGSAWGAPYPVTWAINDAFANYGGSGMTLGLLIAIFIVAKRKDYRDIGKLSIAPGLFNINEPVIFGLPVVLNPILILPFILVPAINIIIGYAAIVTGLIPPIAYSVPWTTPGPLIAFLGTGGNWLALVVGFVCLAVSTLIYIPFVMAANKAAAENNFGSGDSEKSA